A part of Hippopotamus amphibius kiboko isolate mHipAmp2 chromosome 16, mHipAmp2.hap2, whole genome shotgun sequence genomic DNA contains:
- the LOC130838059 gene encoding proline-rich protein 2-like, which produces MGVAQGLEAATNLASITSDSCPPASQTPSESSPTVGCEPADLQRERRHCQQEALQPTKNSRGPGRQAERGARPRPPGATRTPPPGCCRAGGRRGNRRRPHADALPRGGSTDPAGGRVPGSRTAARAPSARPARRGRPSRAHLPPPPPQLRSRSGRRRRRPSGRAAAGGLGLRGRGRRSGRRRPPLAARPSPELRDPGPRPGGRAAPAPAPGPRPPSGRRVPPGCSGFTRSAENARASRRRRRLPARLWERAARPPRHGSEDAEPPETHFLPRCPTRVRTRRVQPHPQRETLSSKIFQLSRLQSPIPPPPGVRRGEPPRHPRESAVIDLLLWHREHQNPPQKIWGGGGRGVISQLRFLSVSGKPCLVRHLLGLPQPLGVQTVAFGPLGWSPGEVTAASREFTGADFGAVSRLPPAAPPPQPPGKSGDPPVCPKASRTASASALRQCVLLQEVSPGE; this is translated from the exons ATGGGTGTGGCTCAGGGCCTGGAAGCTGCCACCAACCTTGCCTCCATCACCTCTGACTCCTGTCCACCTGCCAGCCAGACCCCATCAGAGAGCTCTCCAACAGTTGGCTGTGAGCCAGCAGACTTGCAGCGGGAGAGGCGACACTGCCAACAAGAAGCTTTGCAACCAACCAAGAA ctcccgAGGCCCGGGAAGGCAGGCCGAGCGAGGGGCCCGGCCGCGGCCGCCCGGGGCCACCCGCACCCCTCCGCCCGGGTGCTGCCGGGCGGGCGGGAGACGAGGGAACCGCAGACGCCCCCACGCCGACGCCCTGCCACGCGGGGGGTCCACGGACCCGGCCGGCGGGCGCGTCCCCGGGTCCCGAACCGCGGCGCGCGCCCCCTCGGCCCGGCCCGCCCGCCGCGGCCGCCCGAGCCGCGCTcacctgccgccgccgccgccgcagctcCGCTCCCgctccggccgccgccgccgccgcccgagtGGCCGCGCCGCCGCGGGCGGGCTCGGGCTgcgcgggcgggggcggcggaGCGGCCGCAGGCGCCCCCCGCTGGCCGCCCGGCCCAGCCCCGAGCTCCGCGACCCGGGCCCGCGGCCGGGAGGGagggcggccccggccccggcccccggcccccggcccccctcCGGGCGCCGCGTGCCGCCAGGCTGCTCGGGTTTCACCAGAAGCGCCGAAAACGCACGAGcgtcccgccgccgccgccgcctccccgcgCGGCTGTGGGAGCGCGCGGCCCGGCCCCCTCGGCACGGGAGCGAGGACGCAGAACCTCCCGAAACACACTTTCTTCCCCGCTGTCCCACACGTGTTCGGACGCGCCGGGTGCAGCCGCACCCCCAGAGGGAGACACTTTCTAGCAAAATCTTTCAGCTGTCTCGGCTCCAgagccccatcccacccccgccA GGGGTCCGGCGCGGGGAGCCGCCCCGGCACCCGCGCGAGTCGGCCGTTATTGACCTTCTCCTCTGGCACCGGGAACACCAAAACCCGCCTCAGAAA ATTTGGGGCGGAGGAGGGCGGGGGGTAATATCCCAGCTGAGATTTCTGTCCGTCAGCGGCAAGCCCTGCCTGGTCCGTCACCTCCTcgggctcccacagcctctgggTGTCCAGACGGTGGCCTTTGGCCCCCTGGGCTGGAGCCCTGGTGAGGTCACTGCTGCTTCCCGGGAGTTCACAGG AGCTGACTTCGGAGCTGTGTCCCGCCTacctcctgcagcccctccccctcaaccccccGGGAAGTCAGGGGACCCACCTGTCTGCCCCAAGGCCTCAAGAACAGCGAGTGCCTCAGCCCTGCGGCAGTGTGTTCTGCTGCAGGAGGTCAGCCCTGGAGAGTGA